In a single window of the Elaeis guineensis isolate ETL-2024a chromosome 8, EG11, whole genome shotgun sequence genome:
- the LOC140851210 gene encoding uncharacterized protein, with translation MHAILLWTINDFLVYGNISGWVTKGYMACPVCNKYIPSHKLRSKIGYLSHRYFLPHDHAWRKSKRFDGKVNYQPSPILLTGVDVMQQLSHLKNLDYGKHPNNKKRSRSAEELNWTKKSILFELPYWCKLRLRHSLDVIHIEKNICDNILGTLLNLEGKTKDTIKARLDLEDTKIRKELHLVKRNDGSYIILLTCYTMSNTKKKSFCKFLKGIKFLDGILPIGMRGILKKDVTAALMELGDFCHRIYRRTLIMDDIKKMCIDISLILCKLEMIFLPAFFDVMVHLVVYLPNEALLGGPMAYQWMYPIQRFLGSLKRFVRNKACPEGSIAEAYVVKECLTFCSMYLRGIETHFNMDE, from the exons ATGCATGCAATtctgttatggactattaatgattttttagTCTATGGTAATATTTCTGGATGGGTCACTAAAGGGTATATGGCATGTCCTGTTTGTAATAAGTATATCCCTTCTCATAAATTGAGAAGCAAGATTGGTTATTTGAGCCATCGATATTTTCTTCCTCATGACCATGCATGGAGAAAGAGCAAGAGGTTTGATGGCAAGGTGAACTATCAACCCTCACCTATCTTACTAACTGGAGTTGATGTGATGCAACAACTATCCCATTTGAAGAACTTAGACTATGGAAAGCATCCTAACAATAAAAAGAGATCGAGATCAGCAGAAGAGTTGAATTGGACAAAAAAGAGTATTCTTTTTGAGTTGCCATATTGGTGTAAGTTGAGATTGAGACATAGCCTTGATGTCatacatattgaaaagaatatttgtgacaaTATTCTTGGTACTTTGTTAAATCTTGAAGGTAAAACAAAGGATACTATCAAGGCTAGACTTGACTTAGAAGACACGAAAATTCGAAAAGAATTGCATTTGGTGAAGAGAAATGATGGATCCTACATAATTCTTCTTACATGCTATACAATGTCAAACACTAAAAAGAAGAGTTTTTGTAAGTTTCTTAAAGGGATAAAGTTTTTGGATGG TATTCTTCCTATAGGCATGCGTGGAATCTTGAAGAAGGATGTAACAGCTGCATTGATGGAGTTAGGCGACTTCTGCCATCGAATATATCGTCGAACTTTGATTATGGATGACATCAAGAAGATGTGTATAGATATATCCTTGATACTATGCAAACTTGAAATGATTTTTCTACCAGCTTTCTTTGATGTGATGGTACATTTGGTTGTTTATTTGCCAAATGAAGCCTTGCTAGGTGGACCGATGGCATATCAATGGATGTATCCAATCCAGAG gtTTCTTGGCTCTTTAAAGAGATTTGTTcgaaataaagcttgtccagaaGGATCTATTGCTGAGGCGTATGTAGTCAAGGAGTGCTTGACATTTTGTTCTATGTACCTTCGAGGTATTGAGACTCACTTTAATATGGATGAGTGA